Proteins co-encoded in one Longimicrobium sp. genomic window:
- a CDS encoding Xaa-Pro dipeptidyl-peptidase, translated as MTRSFSRRAGIAVALTLFCAAPLRAQNGAGPVFVNGMAQVVPAFADSTQWIRQNLWVETDFDSDRDGRNDRVHVDVTRPRQTETEGLKVPVVYGSSPYYAGVARTNVFWDVRQELGQPSPPRGKMLAAPYDSMRTRISNQLVRTWVPRGFAVVHSDAPGTGRSQGCVTIGDTPERTAMKFVIDWLNGRARGYTTPAGAEEVSAMSWSTGKVGMIGTSYEGTLPLAAATTGVAGLEVVIPVSPNTSYYHYYRSNGLVRSPGGYLGEDMDVLYDFVASGNPATRVVCDRLWKNGVFAAGQDRATGDFNDFWASRELLPYVGNIRAAVLLAHGLNDFNVMPSHSVRIYEAMKARGLPVSLYLHPGGHGGDPPADMVNRWFTHYLYGVDNGVGSDPPVWIVSSTAVDSAIAKARRSGGRATMPAPVPFASFPVPGSAPVRLYPAGDGNGIASLALRPARGVDSIVDDAAVSGSANAGASRSSHRLLFATAPLTDSLHISGTPRVTVRIAVDRPAANLSVWLVTLPYDPAPTGSASHAGVVTRGWADIQNHASLTRGGVYDSMRRGEPLVPGRYYDLTFDLEPDDQVIPAGRQLGVMIMSSDPEFTLWPGAGTRLTVDLAGTSFSVPVVGGGAALERAGGVRR; from the coding sequence ATGACTCGATCATTCTCGCGCCGCGCCGGCATCGCCGTAGCGCTCACGCTGTTCTGCGCCGCGCCGCTTCGCGCGCAGAACGGTGCCGGACCCGTCTTCGTGAACGGCATGGCGCAGGTCGTTCCGGCGTTCGCCGATTCCACGCAGTGGATTCGCCAGAATCTCTGGGTCGAGACGGACTTCGACTCCGATCGCGATGGGCGCAACGATCGCGTGCACGTGGACGTGACGCGGCCTCGCCAGACGGAGACCGAGGGGCTGAAGGTGCCGGTCGTGTATGGATCGAGCCCCTACTATGCCGGCGTCGCGCGCACGAACGTGTTCTGGGACGTGCGCCAGGAGCTCGGCCAGCCCTCGCCGCCGCGCGGGAAGATGCTCGCCGCCCCGTACGATTCGATGCGCACGCGCATCTCGAACCAGCTCGTGCGTACGTGGGTGCCGCGGGGCTTTGCCGTGGTGCATTCGGATGCGCCGGGCACCGGGCGCTCCCAGGGATGCGTGACGATCGGCGACACGCCGGAGCGCACCGCGATGAAGTTCGTCATCGACTGGCTGAACGGACGCGCGAGGGGCTATACGACGCCGGCCGGCGCAGAGGAGGTGTCGGCGATGTCGTGGTCGACGGGGAAGGTGGGAATGATCGGCACGTCGTACGAGGGCACGCTGCCGCTCGCCGCGGCTACCACGGGGGTCGCGGGACTCGAGGTCGTCATCCCGGTCTCGCCGAACACGTCCTACTACCACTACTATCGTTCGAACGGGCTGGTGCGTTCGCCGGGCGGGTATCTCGGCGAAGACATGGACGTGCTCTACGACTTCGTCGCCAGCGGCAATCCCGCCACGCGCGTCGTGTGCGACCGTCTCTGGAAGAACGGCGTATTCGCCGCGGGACAGGACCGCGCGACCGGCGACTTCAACGACTTCTGGGCCTCGCGCGAGCTGCTGCCGTACGTGGGGAACATCCGGGCGGCGGTGCTGCTCGCGCACGGGCTCAACGACTTCAACGTGATGCCGTCGCACAGCGTGCGGATCTACGAGGCGATGAAGGCGCGCGGACTGCCCGTCTCGCTCTACCTGCATCCGGGCGGTCACGGGGGCGATCCGCCCGCCGACATGGTGAACCGCTGGTTCACGCACTACCTGTACGGCGTGGACAACGGTGTCGGCAGCGACCCGCCGGTGTGGATCGTGTCGAGCACCGCCGTCGATTCGGCCATCGCGAAGGCACGCAGGTCGGGCGGGCGTGCCACGATGCCGGCGCCGGTTCCGTTCGCGTCGTTCCCGGTCCCGGGCTCCGCACCTGTCCGGCTGTATCCCGCGGGTGACGGCAACGGCATCGCCTCGCTCGCCCTTCGTCCCGCGCGAGGGGTCGACTCCATCGTCGACGACGCCGCCGTCTCCGGGAGCGCCAATGCCGGCGCGTCACGCTCGTCCCATCGCCTGCTCTTCGCGACGGCGCCGCTCACCGATTCGCTGCACATCTCCGGGACGCCGCGCGTCACGGTGCGCATCGCCGTCGACCGGCCCGCGGCAAACCTCAGCGTGTGGCTCGTGACGCTGCCCTACGACCCGGCGCCGACCGGCTCAGCCAGCCACGCGGGCGTGGTGACGCGCGGGTGGGCCGACATCCAGAACCATGCGTCGCTCACGCGCGGCGGCGTCTACGACTCCATGCGCCGCGGCGAGCCGCTCGTTCCGGGCAGGTACTACGACCTGACCTTCGATCTGGAGCCGGACGATCAGGTCATCCCGGCGGGGAGACAGCTCGGGGTCATGATCATGTCCAGCGACCCGGAGTTCACGCTCTGGCCGGGGGCGGGAACGCGGCTGACGGTGGATCTCGCGGGGACGTCGTTCTCGGTGCCGGTCGTGGGCGGCGGCGCGGCGCTGGAGCGCGCGGGCGGCGTGCGGCGGTAA
- a CDS encoding ubiquitin-like small modifier protein 1 codes for MGITIELPSALRPFAGGSLAVTLDERCDTVRDALGALARHHAGVVDRVVEETGELRRHVNVFVNGDNVRFLDGLGTPVGEGSTIIIVPSVSGG; via the coding sequence ATGGGGATCACCATCGAGCTGCCGAGCGCGCTCCGCCCCTTCGCCGGGGGGAGCCTGGCCGTGACGCTGGACGAGCGCTGCGACACCGTCCGCGACGCGCTCGGCGCCCTGGCCCGCCACCACGCCGGCGTGGTCGACCGCGTGGTGGAGGAGACCGGCGAGCTGCGCCGCCACGTGAACGTCTTCGTCAACGGCGACAACGTGCGCTTCCTGGACGGCCTCGGCACGCCGGTGGGCGAGGGGAGCACGATCATCATCGTCCCCTCCGTCAGCGGCGGCTAG
- the glmS gene encoding glutamine--fructose-6-phosphate transaminase (isomerizing): MCGIVGYIGNQQVAPLLIQGLKRLEYRGYDSAGIAVAKNGTLAVRKEAGKIAELEKMMAADPVEGVYGIGHTRWATHGPPNQRNAHPHVSEAGDFALVHNGIIENAQALKRKLLERGHTFSSDTDTEVLVHLIEDIFNTGVAEDGGRAGKLERAVEAALQQIEGTYGIAVISSKDPGKIVAARLGSPLLVGVGENGQTFVASDAAAVIAHTRDVIYLDDGDMVTVTEKGYTVHRHNQGPVSRPISRVDWDLDEVERGGYAHFMLKEIMEQPETLRATMRGRLLEEEGNVKLGGLTGMDHELLETERVIILGCGTSWHSGLIGEYMLEDIARVPTDVEYASEFRYRRPVVEPNTLTISISQSGETADTLWAMREARSQGATTLGIVNAVGSTIARETDAGVYLHAGPEIGVASTKAFTSQVVVLAMMTIHLGRLRGTLTASRGREIVRALQQLPEQVARLLEQDDDIRRLAEEYKDSRNFLYLGRGYNFPAALEGALKLKEISYIHAEGYPAAEMKHGPIALIDEQMPVVVIAPRDAVYDKVRSNIDEVKARGGCIIGVISDDDTELEQVVDHVIRIPRTHDALTPILASVPLQLLAYHIAVMRGTNVDQPRNLAKSVTVE, encoded by the coding sequence ATGTGCGGGATCGTGGGATACATCGGTAACCAGCAGGTCGCCCCGCTCCTGATCCAGGGGCTGAAGCGGCTGGAGTACCGCGGGTACGACTCGGCGGGGATCGCCGTGGCGAAGAACGGCACGCTCGCGGTCCGGAAAGAGGCCGGGAAGATCGCCGAGCTGGAGAAGATGATGGCGGCCGACCCGGTCGAGGGCGTGTACGGCATCGGCCACACGCGCTGGGCCACGCACGGCCCGCCCAACCAGCGCAACGCGCACCCGCACGTGAGCGAGGCGGGCGACTTCGCGCTGGTGCACAACGGGATCATCGAGAACGCGCAGGCGCTGAAGCGCAAGCTGCTGGAGCGCGGCCACACCTTTTCCAGCGACACCGACACCGAGGTCCTGGTCCACCTGATCGAGGACATCTTCAACACCGGCGTGGCCGAGGACGGCGGCCGCGCCGGCAAGCTGGAGCGCGCGGTGGAGGCGGCGCTGCAGCAGATCGAGGGGACGTACGGGATCGCGGTGATTTCGTCGAAGGACCCGGGGAAGATCGTGGCCGCGCGGCTCGGCAGCCCGCTGCTGGTGGGCGTGGGCGAGAACGGCCAGACCTTCGTGGCCAGCGACGCGGCGGCGGTGATCGCGCACACCCGCGACGTGATCTACCTGGACGACGGCGACATGGTGACGGTGACGGAGAAGGGGTACACCGTGCACCGCCACAACCAGGGCCCGGTGAGCCGCCCCATCAGCCGGGTGGACTGGGACCTGGACGAGGTGGAGCGCGGCGGCTACGCGCACTTCATGCTGAAGGAGATCATGGAGCAGCCGGAGACGCTGCGCGCCACCATGCGCGGCCGGCTGCTGGAGGAGGAGGGGAACGTGAAGCTGGGCGGCCTGACCGGGATGGACCACGAGCTCCTGGAGACGGAGCGGGTGATCATCCTGGGGTGCGGCACCAGCTGGCACAGCGGGTTGATCGGCGAGTACATGCTCGAGGACATCGCCCGCGTGCCCACCGACGTGGAGTACGCCAGCGAGTTCCGCTACCGCCGCCCCGTGGTGGAGCCCAACACGCTCACCATCTCCATCTCGCAGAGCGGCGAGACGGCCGACACGCTGTGGGCCATGCGCGAGGCCAGGAGCCAGGGTGCGACCACGCTGGGGATCGTGAACGCTGTGGGATCGACGATCGCGCGCGAGACCGACGCCGGCGTGTACCTGCACGCGGGGCCGGAGATCGGCGTGGCGAGCACCAAGGCGTTCACCAGCCAGGTCGTCGTGCTGGCGATGATGACGATCCACCTGGGGCGGCTGCGCGGGACGCTGACGGCCAGCCGCGGGCGCGAGATCGTGCGCGCGCTGCAGCAGCTCCCCGAGCAGGTGGCGCGGCTGCTGGAGCAGGACGACGACATCAGGCGGCTGGCGGAGGAGTACAAGGACAGCCGCAACTTCCTGTACCTGGGGCGCGGCTACAACTTCCCGGCGGCGCTGGAGGGGGCGCTGAAGCTGAAGGAGATCAGCTACATCCACGCGGAAGGGTACCCGGCCGCGGAGATGAAGCACGGCCCCATCGCGCTGATCGACGAGCAGATGCCGGTGGTGGTGATCGCCCCGCGCGACGCCGTGTACGACAAGGTGCGCAGCAACATCGACGAGGTGAAGGCACGCGGCGGGTGCATCATCGGCGTGATCAGCGACGACGACACCGAGCTGGAGCAGGTGGTGGACCACGTGATCCGCATCCCGCGCACCCACGACGCGCTGACGCCGATCCTGGCCAGCGTGCCGCTGCAGCTGCTGGCCTACCACATCGCCGTGATGCGCGGCACCAACGTGGACCAGCCGCGGAACCTGGCCAAGAGCGTGACGGTGGAGTAG
- a CDS encoding DUF4268 domain-containing protein yields the protein MPIPIHHLTQDQAPLVFVAPGDNLEDAVGKMIEHDFSQLPVVENGRPYGKPASFVTSSSVARALRIFRSPLHHLRVRDAVIPAPTVLSDDDVFAKMDDLLDAYAVLVLNPDGTIAGIVTNYDTTQYFRRRAEDVLLVEDIETTLKDHIRSAYGGDEGDPDGPLSAAVNSLSTPTDSIRETCRKSFRRFCGLKLIQVTEADVSEFVERSVGKTSAERKFEDLSLYEYIELACRSDAWERLGVVFGVPVTAFREMLDDVRKTRNKLMHFRADVDAVERDRLRFCAEWFKNHPPVMMETAREESGTEASANIPVPSGMEDGLQYVEDASAGTEAGYTGSDIVDSKYAPLARHLARLPRSLERVALTFGEIEEIIDAELPAAARDHRAWWSNDTTAHVQSAQWLDVNWRVVSINMTNERVVFARARDRERAYIHFFSIVQNRLRETNLPLASANPLGQNWIPIIYYHGTGLTLVLSFARRRRFRLECYIDTGDGTSNTELFRQLHAHRDSLEAVIGSTLEWEQLDNRRACRVALYTSGSINDDSVDLEKLVEWVAENAPRMHRGLAELIPLITGVDDPFANPE from the coding sequence ATGCCTATTCCGATCCACCACTTGACCCAGGACCAAGCCCCGCTCGTCTTTGTCGCTCCTGGCGATAATCTCGAAGACGCTGTCGGGAAGATGATCGAACATGATTTCAGCCAGCTTCCCGTGGTGGAAAATGGGCGGCCTTACGGAAAGCCGGCCAGCTTCGTTACGAGCAGTTCCGTCGCCCGTGCTCTGCGCATCTTCCGATCGCCGCTTCACCATCTCCGGGTGCGAGACGCAGTCATTCCCGCTCCAACCGTTCTCTCGGATGATGACGTATTCGCAAAGATGGATGATCTCCTCGATGCTTACGCGGTTCTGGTGCTGAACCCCGATGGCACGATCGCGGGAATCGTTACCAACTACGATACCACACAGTACTTTCGCCGCCGCGCGGAAGACGTGCTCCTGGTCGAGGACATCGAAACCACGCTGAAGGACCACATCAGGAGTGCGTATGGCGGAGACGAAGGGGATCCCGACGGACCACTCAGCGCAGCCGTAAATTCGCTCAGCACTCCAACCGATTCGATTCGTGAGACATGCCGCAAGAGCTTCCGGCGCTTCTGTGGACTGAAGTTGATTCAGGTCACGGAGGCGGACGTCTCCGAGTTTGTCGAGCGGTCAGTCGGGAAAACGTCGGCAGAGCGAAAGTTTGAGGATCTCTCGCTATACGAGTACATCGAGCTGGCGTGCCGCTCGGATGCCTGGGAGCGTTTAGGAGTGGTGTTCGGCGTCCCCGTGACCGCATTCCGGGAGATGCTTGACGATGTCCGAAAGACCCGGAACAAGCTGATGCATTTCCGGGCCGACGTCGACGCGGTCGAGCGCGACCGGCTGAGATTCTGCGCGGAGTGGTTCAAGAACCATCCACCCGTGATGATGGAGACTGCCAGGGAAGAATCGGGCACCGAAGCTTCGGCCAATATTCCTGTTCCATCCGGAATGGAGGATGGCCTTCAGTACGTCGAAGATGCCTCCGCCGGTACGGAGGCCGGATACACCGGGAGTGACATCGTCGACAGCAAATACGCTCCGCTCGCGAGGCATCTGGCGCGGCTGCCGCGTTCCCTCGAGCGTGTCGCTCTCACGTTCGGCGAGATCGAGGAGATCATCGACGCCGAGTTGCCAGCAGCCGCTCGCGATCATCGCGCCTGGTGGTCGAACGATACGACCGCCCACGTTCAGTCCGCGCAGTGGCTGGATGTCAACTGGCGCGTTGTTTCGATCAACATGACGAACGAGCGGGTGGTGTTCGCACGTGCGCGAGATCGGGAACGCGCGTACATCCATTTCTTCAGCATTGTGCAGAACCGGCTACGAGAGACGAACCTGCCGCTGGCTTCGGCGAATCCCCTCGGCCAGAATTGGATCCCTATCATCTATTATCACGGTACCGGCCTCACCCTGGTCCTGTCGTTCGCCCGTCGCCGGCGATTCCGCCTGGAGTGCTACATCGATACCGGGGATGGGACCAGCAACACTGAGCTTTTCCGGCAACTCCACGCCCATCGGGACTCTCTCGAAGCGGTGATCGGCTCCACGCTCGAATGGGAGCAACTTGATAACCGCCGGGCCTGCAGGGTCGCCTTGTACACGTCCGGGTCAATCAACGATGACTCTGTGGATCTCGAGAAACTCGTAGAATGGGTGGCCGAGAACGCTCCGCGAATGCATCGGGGGCTCGCGGAACTCATCCCGCTCATTACGGGTGTGGATGATCCCTTCGCCAATCCGGAGTGA
- a CDS encoding bacteriocin fulvocin C-related protein, with product MRKRLLAPLAAVLFTATLGAATRPGDPPACVVARRWVAAHRNALPTTLPALSRQPMARRRAIYDVLPAATRASLWRQQLEDVLRSNASLTGAQRATLREMIAQLPTLVRHNPDDAASLALRNRLIREFGSDGYRQIFGTLGPPSAERNASGVLLPICACDRFTPCPEGSTCRIALCSGNSGCGPFWSDQCTGWCKYAVTEAER from the coding sequence ATGCGGAAGCGACTTCTTGCTCCCCTCGCCGCGGTGCTGTTCACCGCCACGCTGGGCGCCGCCACCCGGCCCGGCGATCCGCCCGCGTGCGTGGTGGCGCGGCGGTGGGTGGCGGCGCACCGCAATGCGCTCCCCACCACGCTCCCCGCGCTGTCGCGCCAGCCGATGGCGCGCCGCCGCGCCATCTACGACGTGCTTCCCGCCGCCACGCGTGCGTCTCTCTGGCGCCAGCAGCTGGAGGATGTGCTGCGCTCCAACGCGTCGCTCACCGGCGCGCAGCGCGCCACGTTGCGCGAGATGATCGCGCAGCTGCCGACGCTGGTGCGGCACAACCCCGACGACGCGGCCAGCCTGGCGCTGCGCAACCGGCTGATCCGCGAGTTCGGCAGCGACGGCTACCGCCAGATCTTCGGCACCTTGGGGCCGCCCTCGGCAGAGCGTAACGCCAGCGGCGTGCTCCTGCCGATCTGCGCCTGCGATCGCTTCACTCCCTGCCCGGAGGGCAGTACCTGCAGGATTGCCCTGTGCAGCGGCAACTCCGGGTGCGGCCCGTTCTGGAGCGACCAGTGCACGGGCTGGTGCAAGTACGCAGTGACCGAAGCGGAGCGGTGA